One Skermanella sp. TT6 genomic window, GAGACTATTCAGACACTATACAGACCTGCCGGAGGACGCGCGCGGCGCCGTGGTGGCGCTGGGCAACTTCGATGGCGTCCATAGCGGTCACCGGATCGTCATCGGCACCGCCGCCGACATCGCCAGGGCCAGCGGCAAGCCGCTCGCCGTGCTCACCTTCGAACCCCATCCGCGCAGCCTGTTCCGGCCGGCCGACGCGCCGTTCCGCCTCACTCCCTTCCGCACCAAGGCCAGGCATATCGAGGATCTCGGGGTCGATCTGCTGTTCGTGATCCATTTCGACCAGACGTTCTCCCAACGGACGGCGCAGCAATTCGTCGACGAGGTGCTGCTGGCCGGACTGGGTGCCAGCCACGTGGTGGCCGGCTATGACTTCGTGTTCGGCCACAAGCGCGGCGGCGACGTCGGTTTCCTATACCAGGCGGCACGGATCGCGGACTTCGGCGTGACCGAGGTGAAGCCCGCCGCCGACGCCGCGGGCGGGGTATTCTCCTCCACCCGCGTGCGCGACCTCCTGGCCGCGGGGAATCCCCGGGAAGCCGCCGTCGTCCTGGGC contains:
- a CDS encoding bifunctional riboflavin kinase/FAD synthetase, translated to MRLFRHYTDLPEDARGAVVALGNFDGVHSGHRIVIGTAADIARASGKPLAVLTFEPHPRSLFRPADAPFRLTPFRTKARHIEDLGVDLLFVIHFDQTFSQRTAQQFVDEVLLAGLGASHVVAGYDFVFGHKRGGDVGFLYQAARIADFGVTEVKPAADAAGGVFSSTRVRDLLAAGNPREAAVVLGRPWELEGRVEHGDQRGRTIGFPTANLELGEYLRPRYGVYAVRAGIDQGPQTVWTDGVANLGRRPTVDGLKELLEVHLFDFSGDLYGRHLRVQMIDFIRPERKFESFDALKQQILADAETARRLLAAEA